One region of Bactrocera neohumeralis isolate Rockhampton chromosome 5, APGP_CSIRO_Bneo_wtdbg2-racon-allhic-juicebox.fasta_v2, whole genome shotgun sequence genomic DNA includes:
- the LOC126760494 gene encoding putative uncharacterized protein DDB_G0282133 isoform X2, whose translation MPTIYQLSAVVRILILLALCGLSNAQMLDVDDFCDFAGYDGICLEASKCTDLQAKMQALTLESHHVGRCGFGVREEIICCPKWQTPVQTPPKLPNAFIDLSKQPEFEYKPPLDGALSDSSILSTTSTPINFQQNGNNFQEHVQDEEDRLKLLFNGNFGQAGNGNNVREWKGDSAPAVNENNNGFFIANPVPNVQDNQNLNGNPVVEENERFNAIFGNGNDNSPDEKKANSFPVVNENNNGFFIANPVANVQGNQLNGYPVIDENDRLNAIFGDNSAQNGNENSQDEKKVNSFPVVNENNNGFFIANPLPNVQDNQLNGYPVIDENDRLNAIFGDNSAQNGNENSQDEKKVNSFPVVNENNNRFLIANPVANLQNNQNLNGNPAVDENERMNAIFGNNLEHNRNDESKEETKTNPVPFVNGNNNGFFSATPVPNVQGNGEFIGNPVVDANESVKAVFDNNPVHVGSDNSKDEGKVNPLLLVNGNNNGIFNQNPIPNVEGNQKLNGNPVIDENERFNALFNPLPIDDDRVRPSGVIDQDSAENLKAKINAIFGGNREQVGNANDNEESKGNPVPVINGNNNAIFNQNPISSVQNNQKLNGNPFSTRMKDLKRYSMATLVKVEV comes from the exons ATGCCTACGATTTATCAACTCAGCGCGGTCGTTCGGATACTTATTCTGCTCGCTCTCTGCGGTCTTAGTAATGCACAAATGCTTGACG TTGACGACTTTTGTGATTTCGCTGGCTACGATGGCATATGTTTGGAAGCTAGCAAGTGTACTGACCTGCAGGCCAAAATGCAGGCACTGACTTTGGAAAGCCATCACGTGGGCCGCTGTGGCTTCGGCGTTAGAGAGGAGATTATATGTTGTCC aaagTGGCAAACACCGGTACAAACTCCACCCAAACTTCCCAACGCGTTTATAGATCTCTCCAAACAGCCTGAGTTTGAATACAAGCCGCCGCTAGATGGTGCGCTTAGTGATAGTTCTATTCTCAGCACTACAAGTACACctataaattttcaacaaaatggcAACAATTTCCAAGAGCACGTACAAGATGAAGAGGACAgattaaaattgttattcaaTGGCAACTTTGGTCAAGCTGGAAATGGGAATAATGTGCGGGAATGGAAAGGCGACTCTGCACCAgctgtaaatgaaaataataacggCTTCTTCATTGCAAATCCAGTACCGAATGTACAggataaccaaaatttaaatggCAACCCTGTTGTCGAAGAAAATGAAAGATTTAATGCCATATTCGGGAACGGAAATGATAATAGCCCAGATGAAAAGAAGGCCAATTCTTTTCCGgttgtaaatgaaaataataacggATTCTTCATTGCAAATCCAGTGGCGAATGTACAGGGTAACCAGTTAAATGGTTACCCTGTTATCGATGAAAATGATAGATTAAATGCCATATTCGGTGATAACTCTGCACAGAATGGAAATGAAAATAGTCAAGACGAAAAGAAG GTGAATTCTTTTCCGgttgtaaatgaaaataataacggATTTTTCATTGCAAATCCACTGCCAAACGTACAGGATAACCAGTTAAATGGTTACCCTGTTATCGATGAAAATGATAGATTAAATGCCATATTCGGTGATAACTCTGCACAGAATGGAAATGAAAATAGTCAAGATGAAAAGAAGGTCAATTCATTTCCGGTtgtgaatgaaaataataacagaTTCTTGATTGCAAATCCAGTGGCGAATCTACAGaacaaccaaaatttaaatGGCAACCCTGCTGTcgatgaaaatgaaagaatgaaTGCTATATTCGGCAATAATCTTGAACATAACAGAAATGATGAAAGTAAAGAGGAAACTAAAACAAATCCTGTACCGTTCGTAAATGGAAATAATAACGGATTCTTCAGTGCAACTCCAGTGCCGAATGTACAAGGCAATGGAGAATTTATTGGTAACCCGGTGGTCGATGCAAATGAAAGTGTGAAAGCTGTATTCGATAATAACCCTGTACATGTAGGAAGTGATAATAGTAAGGACGAAGGGAAGGTAAACCCTCTTTTGTTAGTAAATGGAAATAATAACggtattttcaatcaaaatccAATACCGAATGTAGAGGGCAACCAAAAGTTAAATGGTAACCCTGTTATTGATGAAAATGAAAGATTTAATGCTTTATTCAACCCTCTGCCGATTGATGATGATAGGGTTAGGCCCAGCGGTGTAATTGATCAAGATTCTgctgaaaatttaaaagctaAAATTAATGCTATTTTCGGTGGTAATCGTGAACAGGTCGGTAATGCTAATGACAACGAGGAGAGCAAGGGAAATCCAGTTCCGGTtataaatggaaataataacGCGATTTTCAATCAAAATCCAATATCGAGTGTACAGAACAATCAAAAGTTAAACGGTAACCCTTTTTCGACGAGAATGAAAGATTTAAAGCGCTATTCAATGGCAACCCTGGTAAAAGTGGAAGTGTAA
- the LOC126760494 gene encoding GATA zinc finger domain-containing protein 14-like isoform X1: MPTIYQLSAVVRILILLALCGLSNAQMLDVDDFCDFAGYDGICLEASKCTDLQAKMQALTLESHHVGRCGFGVREEIICCPKWQTPVQTPPKLPNAFIDLSKQPEFEYKPPLDGALSDSSILSTTSTPINFQQNGNNFQEHVQDEEDRLKLLFNGNFGQAGNGNNVREWKGDSAPAVNENNNGFFIANPVPNVQDNQNLNGNPVVEENERFNAIFGNGNDNSPDEKKANSFPVVNENNNGFFIANPVANVQGNQLNGYPVIDENDRLNAIFGDNSAQNGNENSQDEKKVNSFPVVNENSNGFFIANPVPNVQDNQNLNGNPAVDENERMNAIFGNNHEQIGNDNSQDEKKANSFPVVNENNNGFFSGNPVANVQDNQNFNGNPVVDENERINAIFSVNPEQIGNDNSQDEKKVNSFPVVNENNNGFFIANPLPNVQDNQLNGYPVIDENDRLNAIFGDNSAQNGNENSQDEKKVNSFPVVNENNNRFLIANPVANLQNNQNLNGNPAVDENERMNAIFGNNLEHNRNDESKEETKTNPVPFVNGNNNGFFSATPVPNVQGNGEFIGNPVVDANESVKAVFDNNPVHVGSDNSKDEGKVNPLLLVNGNNNGIFNQNPIPNVEGNQKLNGNPVIDENERFNALFNPLPIDDDRVRPSGVIDQDSAENLKAKINAIFGGNREQVGNANDNEESKGNPVPVINGNNNAIFNQNPISSVQNNQKLNGNPFSTRMKDLKRYSMATLVKVEV, translated from the exons ATGCCTACGATTTATCAACTCAGCGCGGTCGTTCGGATACTTATTCTGCTCGCTCTCTGCGGTCTTAGTAATGCACAAATGCTTGACG TTGACGACTTTTGTGATTTCGCTGGCTACGATGGCATATGTTTGGAAGCTAGCAAGTGTACTGACCTGCAGGCCAAAATGCAGGCACTGACTTTGGAAAGCCATCACGTGGGCCGCTGTGGCTTCGGCGTTAGAGAGGAGATTATATGTTGTCC aaagTGGCAAACACCGGTACAAACTCCACCCAAACTTCCCAACGCGTTTATAGATCTCTCCAAACAGCCTGAGTTTGAATACAAGCCGCCGCTAGATGGTGCGCTTAGTGATAGTTCTATTCTCAGCACTACAAGTACACctataaattttcaacaaaatggcAACAATTTCCAAGAGCACGTACAAGATGAAGAGGACAgattaaaattgttattcaaTGGCAACTTTGGTCAAGCTGGAAATGGGAATAATGTGCGGGAATGGAAAGGCGACTCTGCACCAgctgtaaatgaaaataataacggCTTCTTCATTGCAAATCCAGTACCGAATGTACAggataaccaaaatttaaatggCAACCCTGTTGTCGAAGAAAATGAAAGATTTAATGCCATATTCGGGAACGGAAATGATAATAGCCCAGATGAAAAGAAGGCCAATTCTTTTCCGgttgtaaatgaaaataataacggATTCTTCATTGCAAATCCAGTGGCGAATGTACAGGGTAACCAGTTAAATGGTTACCCTGTTATCGATGAAAATGATAGATTAAATGCCATATTCGGTGATAACTCTGCACAGAATGGAAATGAAAATAGTCAAGACGAAAAGAAGGTCAATTCATTTCCGGTTGTAAATGAAAATAGTAACGGCTTCTTCATTGCAAATCCAGTACCGAATGTACAggataaccaaaatttaaatggCAACCCTGCTGTcgatgaaaatgaaagaatgaaTGCTATATTCGGCAATAACCACGAGCAGATCGGAAATGATAATAGTCAAGATGAAAAGAAAGCCAATTCTTTTCCGGttgtaaatgaaaataacaacGGATTCTTCAGTGGAAATCCAGTGGCGAATGTACAGGATAACCAAAATTTTAATGGCAACCCTGTTGTcgatgaaaatgaaagaataaatGCCATATTCAGTGTTAACCCTGAACAGATCGGAAATGATAATAGTCAAGATGAAAAGAAGGTGAATTCTTTTCCGgttgtaaatgaaaataataacggATTTTTCATTGCAAATCCACTGCCAAACGTACAGGATAACCAGTTAAATGGTTACCCTGTTATCGATGAAAATGATAGATTAAATGCCATATTCGGTGATAACTCTGCACAGAATGGAAATGAAAATAGTCAAGATGAAAAGAAGGTCAATTCATTTCCGGTtgtgaatgaaaataataacagaTTCTTGATTGCAAATCCAGTGGCGAATCTACAGaacaaccaaaatttaaatGGCAACCCTGCTGTcgatgaaaatgaaagaatgaaTGCTATATTCGGCAATAATCTTGAACATAACAGAAATGATGAAAGTAAAGAGGAAACTAAAACAAATCCTGTACCGTTCGTAAATGGAAATAATAACGGATTCTTCAGTGCAACTCCAGTGCCGAATGTACAAGGCAATGGAGAATTTATTGGTAACCCGGTGGTCGATGCAAATGAAAGTGTGAAAGCTGTATTCGATAATAACCCTGTACATGTAGGAAGTGATAATAGTAAGGACGAAGGGAAGGTAAACCCTCTTTTGTTAGTAAATGGAAATAATAACggtattttcaatcaaaatccAATACCGAATGTAGAGGGCAACCAAAAGTTAAATGGTAACCCTGTTATTGATGAAAATGAAAGATTTAATGCTTTATTCAACCCTCTGCCGATTGATGATGATAGGGTTAGGCCCAGCGGTGTAATTGATCAAGATTCTgctgaaaatttaaaagctaAAATTAATGCTATTTTCGGTGGTAATCGTGAACAGGTCGGTAATGCTAATGACAACGAGGAGAGCAAGGGAAATCCAGTTCCGGTtataaatggaaataataacGCGATTTTCAATCAAAATCCAATATCGAGTGTACAGAACAATCAAAAGTTAAACGGTAACCCTTTTTCGACGAGAATGAAAGATTTAAAGCGCTATTCAATGGCAACCCTGGTAAAAGTGGAAGTGTAA
- the LOC126758194 gene encoding uncharacterized protein LOC126758194, translating to MLATSKRISFVFIVLFACSRLGAADQEENDPCETDDYRGVCYTAGNCPHLKDAMTAMGLNSTFVGTCGFTVFEEIICCPNEVSFRTTTTKSTEFTTISSKSIRDSLKGLTPEESKRRIKELMREAMGGLERPPMKSNATSLRSSERPADRACKEIEKQLMPSLQAHVLNGTATNFGEYPHMARIIFDSDRLRCGGVLIDKRFVLTAAHCVRNKQGKPIKVVLGVSDFNDKTQIDYRQDIDIKQTHLPQNYSEFSFYDDIALIELARDAEFSQGVYPTCLHTDQMELPYDIDLIVTGFGITENKKASDRLLAANLTYIPVLLCDQGYADVKDIRLNRGIVDTQLCAFSPDSDACQGDSGGPIHIVKDKHYNNYRVVGVVSFGFECGSELPGVYTRVSEYLDFIEAVVWPDGSPSKMRRIPTNKLKENTRLFILLILSALSAAKQYNEGDFCDFAGYNGTCLRATKCSHLPALAHTLGLRREQIGHCGFSMMEEIICCPLPTLQSPVPNILEEFKPTETRALPEESSEKPRAGIQIETGRSNAVRAGDNTNEESNILDSIFKKYVKPIVAVNENERIKMPNGNANERLIQLFNGNIPIHGKAEGSIKGGNENRVPAGKVGQRMQEIDISAPIWNVKADTPCETRHYNGTCKTKIQCRHLAASLANMRLNDTDVAHCDQEDIICCPNIERPAVRACRDIERSLGPYQGEHVIGGHKVSATEYPFMAHIFYDRPDYICGGTLIHERFVLTAAHCVVVRGGKAVKVTLGVANINDPKEARYRQDIDIKRTIEHEQYSSFSNYFDIAVIELAKAVEYSLTVNPTCLHTDQAELPDGIELTTAGWGKTENGGTSEHLLAVQLNKLSLAQCNQSYASRIGRAINHGIEDTQLCALAHGKDSCGGDSGGPLLLSENAAYNSYRVVGIVSFGSEVCGGTMPGVYTRVSKFLDFIEAIVWPDELH from the exons ATGCTTGCGACGTCAAAGCGAATTAGCTTCGTGTTTATTGTTCTTTTTGCTTGTTCGAGGCTTGGCGCGGCAGATCAGGAAG AAAATGATCCCTGTGAAACCGACGATTATAGAGGGGTATGCTACACAGCTGGAAATTGTCCACATTTAAAGGATGCAATGACAGCGATGGGCCTCAATAGCACTTTCGTGGGGACTTGTGGATTCACGGTTTTTGAAGAGATCATTTGTTGTCC AAATGAAGTGAGTTTTAGAACAACAACTACTAAATCGACGGAATTCACCACGATATCATCAAAATCCATACGCGATTCGCTAAAGGGGCTTACGCCCGAGGAAAGTAAGCGGCGTATCAAAGAGTTGATGCGGGAAGCAATGGGTGGATTAGAACGACCGCCAATGAAGAG cAATGCCACAAGTTTGCGTTCATCGGAACGCCCAGCTGATCGTG CATGCAAAGAAATCGAAAAACAGCTAATGCCCAGTCTGCAAGCGCATGTACTTAACGGAACCGCGACCAATTTCGGCGAGTATCCGCACATGGCGAGAATTATATTCGACTCAGATAGATTGCGGTGTGGTGGCGTCTTAATCGATAAGCGTTTCGTGCTCACAGCTGCGCATTGCGTGCGAAACAAACAGGGAAAACCAATCAAGGTTGTGTTGGGTGTAAGTGACTTTAATGATAAAACTCAGATCGACTATCGACAGGATATAGATATTAAA cAAACCCATTTACCGCAAAACTATAGTGAGTTTAGCTTTTACGATGATATTGCTTTGATTGAATTGGCCAGAGATGCCGAGTTTAGCCAAGGCGTATATCCAACCTGTCTACACACCGACCAAATGGAACTGCCTTATGATATTGATCTAATTGTCACCGGTTTTGGCAtaactgaaaataaaa aggCCTCCGATCGTTTATTGGCGGCCAATTTGACGTACATACCCGTTTTATTGTGCGATCAAGGTTACGCTGATGTCAAGGATATTCGTCTCAACCGCGGCATCGTTGACACACAGCTCTGTGCCTTTTCACCGGATAGCGATGCTTGCCAGGGTGACTCTGGCGGTCCGATACATATTGTCAAAGATAAACATTATAATAATTATCGTGTCGTTGGCGTAGTTTCATTCGGCTTTGAGTGTGGTTCGGAGTTGCCGGGTGTGTATACCAGAGTGTCGGAATATTTAGACTTTATCGAAGCCGTTGTATGGCCGGATG GATCTCCAAGCAAAATGCGAAGAATACCCACAAATAAGCTTAAAGAGAATACTCGGTTGTTTATCTTGCTCATACTAAGCGCTCTCAGCGCTGCGAAACAGTACAACG AGGGTGATTTCTGTGATTTTGCGGGTTACAACGGAACATGCTTAAGAGCCACAAAATGTTCTCACTTACCGGCCTTGGCGCATACCTTGGGTTTGAGACGAGAGCAAATTGGTCATTGTGGTTTTTCGATGATGGAAGAAATAATTTGTTGTCC TTTACCAACACTGCAAAGTCCAGTTCCCAACATTTTAGAAGAATTTAAGCCGACCGAAACTCGTGCGTTACCTGAGGAGAGTAGTGAAAAACCTAGAGCAGGCATACAAATAGAGACCGGGCGTTCAAATGCTGTCAGGGCTGGAGACAATACAAACGAGGAAAGCAATATTCTTgatagtatatttaaaaaatatgttaaaccgATTGTGGCTGTGAACGAAAACGAGCGAATAAAAATGCCAAACGGAAATGCAAATGAAAGACTAATCCAACTATTTAATGGAAACATACCGATTCATGGTAAAGCCGAGGGCAGCATAAAAGGTGGCAATGAAAACCGGGTGCCCGCTGGAAAGGTTGGACAACGAATGCAAGAGATTGACATTTCCGCGCCTATCTGGAACGTGAAAG CTGATACACCATGTGAGACGAGACACTATAATGGCACATGCAAGACAAAAATACAGTGCAGACATTTAGCCGCTAGCTTGGCGAACATGCGTTTAAATGATACGGATGTGGCTCATTGCGATCAAGAAGATATAATTTGTTGTCC CAATATTGAGCGACCAGCTGTTCGTG CCTGTCGAGACATTGAACGCAGTTTAGGGCCATATCAAGGGGAACATGTTATCGGTGGCCATAAAGTGTCCGCCACGGAATACCCTTTTATGgctcatattttttatgaccgCCCGGATTATATCTGTGGTGGCACATTGATTCACGAGCGTTTCGTGTTAACAGCAGCGCATTGTGTCGTAGTGAGGGGAGGCAAAGCTGTAAAAGTAACTTTGGGTGTTGCTAATATAAATGATCCTAAAGAAGCGCGCTATCGGCAAGATATAGATATTAAG AGAACGATTGAGCATGAGCAATATTCAAGCTTTTCAAACTATTTCGACATAGCAGTGATTGAATTGGCTAAAGCGGTCGAATACAGTCTAACCGTTAATCCGACATGCCTGCATACCGATCAAGCAGAGTTACCTGATGGCATTGAACTAACTACGGCTGGATGGGGAAAGACCGAGAATGGAG GGACCTCAGAACATTTATTAGCGGTGCAGCTGAATAAATTATCGCTTGCACAATGTAATCAAAGTTATGCGTCTAGAATTGGACGTGCTATAAATCATGGCATTGAAGATACACAACTCTGTGCGCTTGCGCACGGAAAGGATTCGTGTGGCGGTGACTCCGGTGGCCCTTTACTTCTAAGTGAAAATGCGGCTTATAACAGCTACAGAGTCGTCGGGATCGTTTCCTTTGGTTCAGAAGTATGTGGCGGAACTATGCCGGGTGTATACACCAGGGTGTCAaagtttttggatttcattGAAGCCATTGTCTGGCCGGATGAACTGCACTAA
- the LOC126758180 gene encoding uncharacterized protein LOC126758180, with translation MSVTFNFFVVATLALTATSLSASEREPLSSSDTTTVEHFILGSTVDGAVPIYQFQETVTPNIDQNEIIVNIQYPKSADDGADNNSTDAGDQLITKVSLYVEGDAGFTSQAYTTAGGIGERSITVQLVATNTETLRYIVIIDGLKA, from the exons ATGAGCGTTACTTTCAACTTCTTTGTCGTCGCAACATTGGCTCTTACAGCAACGTCTTTAAGTGCTTCGGAGCGCGAACCGTTGAGCTCATCGGATACCACGACCGTTGAacatttcatattgggtagcaCCGTTGACG GTGCTGTACCGATTTACCAATTTCAAGAGACCGTTACACCTAATATCGACCAAAATGAAATAATCGTTAATATACAATATCCGAAATCAGCTGATGACGGTGCCGATAACAATTCAACGGACGCTGGCGATCAACTTATTACGAAAGTCAGTTTGTATGTGGAGGGCGATGCAGGCTTTACATCTCAAGCGTACACGACGGCGGGCGGCATAGGTGAACGAAGTATTACAGTACAGCTGGTCGCCACTAATACGGAGACACTACGCTATATTGTGATTATTGATGGCTTGAAAGCTTAA
- the LOC126758706 gene encoding serine protease Hayan-like: protein MFTMHKLCLVLRLCFCAHIALTTLSPTSAAEIEGNPCEIKQGVFGRCALPRDCPDIAKQMQNLGLTKADVKRCGFTIYEEIICCPLANERNLLGIFDTKEDFLESEKNSNDDKRTRGDFDGAQERKAKKACRLLDEYAEPYTVPHILGGSPVAPGEYPHMAAIGYASINPQSSPYEFRCGGALIDKRFVLTAAHCVNRPDSKPIIVRLGVTDFNNPDQMKNAVDVPIEALYPHMNYRNLEKYDDIAIIELKNDVEYSSLVFPVCLHTELADPPPTATLNVTGWGVTELKTRRQSNVLLKASVKAISAENCRKAYVRGGVLPSRGILPTQICASDPNSISDACWGDSGGPLNLIIDEAYRKMHVIGVVSAGDGCASVTPSLYTRVASYLDFIEDIVWKNL, encoded by the exons atgtttacaatgcATAAGCTTTGTTTGGTGTTGAGATTGTGTTTTTGCGCGCATATTGCTCTAACAACATTGTCGCCGACATCCGCTGCCGAAATTG AGGGCAATCCATGTGAAATCAAACAAGGAGTGTTTGGCAGATGCGCATTACCACGGGATTGTCCTGATATtgcaaaacaaatgcaaaatctTGGACTTACGAAAGCCGATGTGAAACGATGTGGTTTTACGATTTATGAAGAGATCATCTGTTGTCCACTGGCaaatgaaagaaatttgctGGGAATTTTCGACACCAAAGAAGATTTCttagaaagtgaaaaaaattcaaatgatgACAAACGGACACGTGGTGACTTCGACGGTGCGCAGGAACGAAAAGCGAAAAAAGCTTGCCGCTTACTAGATGAATACGCCGAGCCTTACACTGTGCCACATATATTGGGCGGATCGCCGGTGGCCCCGGGCGAATATCCACATATGGCGGCCATCGGCTATGCGTCGATCAATCCACAAAGCTCACCTTATGAGTTTCGTTGTGGCGGCGCTCTGATCGATAAACGTTTTGTGCTCACAGCGGCGCATTGTGTTAATCGACCGGATAGCAAACCGATTATTGTGCGCTTGGGTGTAACGGATTTCAATAATCCCGATCAAATGAAAAACGCCGTCGATGTGCCCATCGAG GCTCTTTACCCACACATGAACTATCGGAATTTGGAAAAGTATGATGATATTGCCATAATAGAGCTGAAAAATGATGTTGAATACTCTTCTCTAGTATTTCCAGTTTGCCTGCACACAGAACTGGCTGATCCACCGCCCACAGCGACGCTCAACGTAACCGGTTGGGGCGTAACGGAGTTGAAAA CACGTCGACAATCCAATGTACTACTAAAGGCAAGCGTCAAGGCTATTTCTGCAGAAAATTGCAGAAAGGCTTATGTGCGCGGCGGCGTCTTACCAAGTCGCGGTATTTTACCCACACAAATCTGCGCCAGCGATCCGAATTCCATCAGCGACGCCTGTTGGGGTGATTCGGGTGGCCCGCTTAACCTCATCATTGACGAAGCGTATAGAAAGATGCATGTGATTGGAGTGGTGTCGGCCGGTGATGGCTGCGCCAGCGTCACTCCCAGCCTGTATACTAGGGTTGCGTCTTATCTGGACTTTATTGAGGATATCGTCTGGAAGAATTTGTGA